A part of Lacibacter sp. H407 genomic DNA contains:
- a CDS encoding SWIB/MDM2 domain-containing protein, whose amino-acid sequence MATKKAKKAAPKKAAKKAVKKAAPKKAAKKAAPKKAAKKAAPKKAAPKKAAPKKAAKKKSARKPNAAFMKALTPSADLAAVIGNKAVPRTEAVKKIWVYIKANKLQDSKNRRMINADAKLKPVFGGKAQVSMFDMAKFLSKHLS is encoded by the coding sequence ATGGCAACTAAAAAAGCAAAAAAAGCCGCCCCCAAGAAAGCAGCAAAAAAAGCTGTAAAAAAAGCCGCTCCTAAGAAAGCCGCTAAAAAAGCAGCTCCTAAAAAGGCCGCTAAAAAAGCAGCTCCTAAAAAAGCAGCACCCAAAAAGGCAGCTCCTAAAAAAGCAGCAAAAAAGAAATCAGCACGTAAGCCAAATGCAGCGTTCATGAAAGCACTTACTCCAAGTGCAGATCTGGCAGCAGTAATTGGTAACAAAGCTGTACCACGTACTGAAGCAGTGAAAAAAATCTGGGTTTACATCAAAGCCAATAAATTACAGGATAGCAAAAACAGACGCATGATCAATGCTGATGCAAAGCTGAAGCCTGTATTTGGTGGCAAAGCACAGGTGTCTATGTTCGACATGGCAAAATTCCTGAGCAAGCATTTAAGCTAA
- a CDS encoding glucose 1-dehydrogenase: MKKLENRVAIITGAAAGLGKAIALLFAAEGSKVVAADINVALLKMLEEEITNTGGIVTTVVADMAKEQDIDELFNKAITSYGTVDILVNNAGVMDQFDPVADVDNHTWERVMAINVTGPFKAMRKAVQLMLSAGKGSIVNISSVGGLQGARAGAAYTTSKHALIGLTKNTGYMYAKKGIRCNAVAPGAMDTTIAAGIDLAHLPAIVNERIMPGMALMSRSSNPMEVAQVVLFLASDDAGFVNGAVLVADGGWTAY, translated from the coding sequence ATGAAAAAGCTGGAAAACAGAGTAGCGATCATAACAGGAGCTGCTGCCGGGTTGGGAAAAGCAATTGCGTTATTATTTGCTGCAGAAGGCAGTAAAGTTGTTGCTGCCGATATCAATGTGGCATTATTAAAAATGTTGGAAGAAGAAATTACAAACACAGGAGGTATTGTAACAACAGTAGTTGCTGATATGGCAAAGGAACAGGATATTGATGAACTGTTCAACAAGGCAATAACTTCATATGGAACGGTAGATATTTTGGTAAACAATGCAGGTGTAATGGATCAGTTCGATCCTGTTGCGGATGTAGATAACCACACATGGGAACGTGTAATGGCGATCAATGTAACGGGTCCGTTCAAAGCCATGCGCAAAGCAGTGCAGTTGATGTTATCTGCAGGAAAAGGATCTATTGTAAATATTTCGTCTGTGGGTGGATTGCAGGGAGCAAGAGCCGGCGCTGCCTACACAACCAGTAAGCATGCACTTATCGGACTCACAAAAAATACCGGTTACATGTATGCGAAAAAAGGAATCCGTTGCAATGCAGTTGCACCGGGTGCTATGGATACAACCATTGCTGCAGGAATTGATCTGGCACATTTACCCGCCATCGTGAACGAACGCATTATGCCAGGCATGGCATTGATGAGCCGCAGTTCAAATCCAATGGAAGTGGCGCAGGTTGTGTTGTTCCTTGCATCGGATGATGCAGGTTTTGTAAACGGTGCTGTTCTTGTTGCAGATGGAGGATGGACTGCATATTAA
- a CDS encoding STM3941 family protein, with the protein MEPVLVIKSDRSIYLIMAFVALGMSALFTIFGIVPDFFSAPDPFSRPQEISVMQAIIFSFFALIGLFLCYVWVKQFISDTPAISIYQNGFEANTNGVATGFINWTDIEKIEEVMVSSNSGSGTRKEAAVAVYLKEPSVYTNRLPIFFQWVMKLATKSGRYKHTGKYGVEDSTPPLFLPVAAFGMQYTAAITLMYAGIKQKRGTIGEITPSL; encoded by the coding sequence ATGGAACCTGTACTCGTTATTAAATCAGACCGGTCGATTTATCTTATCATGGCATTTGTGGCACTGGGTATGTCTGCCTTGTTTACCATATTCGGAATAGTACCTGATTTTTTTTCTGCACCCGATCCCTTCAGCAGGCCACAAGAGATTTCCGTAATGCAAGCCATCATCTTTAGTTTTTTTGCTTTGATCGGACTTTTTCTTTGTTATGTATGGGTGAAGCAGTTTATAAGCGATACGCCTGCCATTTCCATTTATCAAAATGGATTTGAAGCAAACACCAATGGTGTAGCTACGGGCTTTATCAACTGGACCGATATTGAAAAAATAGAAGAGGTAATGGTAAGCTCCAATAGCGGAAGCGGTACGAGAAAGGAAGCAGCAGTAGCAGTTTATTTAAAAGAACCTTCCGTTTACACAAACAGGTTGCCGATTTTTTTTCAATGGGTAATGAAGCTGGCTACTAAAAGCGGACGTTATAAACATACCGGTAAGTATGGCGTGGAAGATAGTACGCCTCCTTTATTTTTACCTGTTGCGGCGTTCGGGATGCAATATACTGCTGCTATCACCTTGATGTATGCAGGCATCAAACAAAAAAGAGGAACAATTGGAGAAATAACTCCTTCCTTATAA
- a CDS encoding DsbA family oxidoreductase, with protein sequence MKVEIWSDLVCPFCYIGKRRFEQALEQFANKEKVEIVWKSFQLDPDMQPIPGESVHQYLAKRKGVSVEKAKEMGNYMSNMAKEVGLDYNFDIAVINNTLAPHRLLHLAKKYGVQHEAKEKLFAAYYTQGKDIASTEVLIETGTSLGIPADEIQQILQSDLYVDEVRQDQYRAQQIGVQGVPFFVFNNKYAVSGAQPVDVFTQVLDTVWEEEKPLVEIAAAGGFCTTDGICN encoded by the coding sequence ATGAAAGTAGAAATATGGTCAGACCTTGTGTGTCCGTTTTGCTATATCGGCAAACGGCGATTTGAACAGGCATTGGAACAATTTGCAAACAAAGAGAAAGTGGAAATTGTATGGAAGAGTTTTCAGCTAGACCCCGACATGCAACCAATTCCCGGCGAATCTGTACATCAATACCTGGCGAAGCGAAAAGGCGTTTCGGTTGAAAAAGCAAAAGAGATGGGAAATTATATGTCGAATATGGCGAAGGAAGTTGGATTGGATTACAACTTTGATATAGCCGTTATCAACAACACACTTGCTCCACATCGATTGTTACACCTCGCTAAAAAATACGGCGTACAGCATGAAGCAAAAGAAAAACTGTTTGCTGCTTATTATACTCAAGGAAAAGACATTGCATCAACTGAAGTATTAATTGAAACAGGAACAAGCCTTGGTATACCGGCCGATGAAATACAACAAATCCTGCAAAGTGATTTGTACGTTGATGAAGTACGGCAGGATCAATACCGGGCACAACAGATCGGCGTACAAGGTGTTCCGTTTTTTGTATTCAATAATAAATATGCTGTATCAGGTGCACAACCGGTTGATGTATTTACACAAGTGTTAGATACAGTTTGGGAAGAAGAAAAACCATTGGTGGAGATAGCTGCGGCGGGTGGATTTTGTACAACAGATGGTATTTGTAATTAA
- the htpG gene encoding molecular chaperone HtpG: MVQEKGTISINTENIFPIIKKFLYSDNEIFLRELVSNAVDASQKMKRLSSLGHYSNELGELKVKVAVDATAKTITISDNGIGMTADEIKKYINQVAFSGATEFMEKFKEAKDANEIIGRFGLGFYSAFMVADKVEIQTLSYQDGAEAARWICDGSTSFEITEGTRTERGTDIILYINAESEEFLEEQRIGSILDKYAKFLPVPVQFGTKEETEPDGEDEEGKPKYKTVTVDNIINNTNPIWTKAPTELKDEDYLDFYRELYPFSEEPLFWIHLNVDYPFNLTGVLYFPKLKNDFEVQKNKIKLFSRQVFITDEVKDIVPEFLLLLHGVIDSPDIPLNVSRSFLQADSNVKKINSYISRKVADKLSELFKKDRKAYEEKWTDIGLFVKYGAISDEKFYDKAKDFLLLTNTSNEHYTLDEYNAKVKDFQTDKEGNLVYLYTIDAEHQHSYVQAAAKKNYDVLLMNSPIDTHFIQHLEMKLEKTSMKRVDADVPDKLIVKEDAPAHQLTEEERNKVKAVFEKAINNATMKVELESLPAETMPVTITMEEWMRRMKDMSKLGGGGMMGFYGSMPDNYKVAINANHKLISKLLSAEEAQQTVIAKQAFDLALLAQGLLKGADLTAFVERNVEVI, from the coding sequence ATGGTACAGGAAAAAGGAACAATTTCCATTAACACGGAGAATATCTTCCCGATCATTAAGAAATTCTTATACTCCGATAATGAAATTTTTCTGCGGGAATTGGTAAGTAATGCAGTGGATGCGTCGCAGAAAATGAAACGCCTCAGCTCACTCGGACATTACAGCAACGAGCTCGGTGAACTCAAGGTAAAAGTGGCAGTTGATGCAACCGCAAAAACCATTACCATTTCTGATAACGGAATTGGTATGACGGCTGATGAAATTAAAAAATACATCAACCAGGTGGCGTTCTCCGGTGCAACAGAATTCATGGAAAAATTCAAAGAAGCAAAAGATGCCAATGAGATCATCGGACGTTTTGGTCTGGGTTTCTATTCGGCGTTTATGGTGGCTGATAAAGTTGAAATTCAAACACTCTCCTATCAGGATGGAGCAGAGGCAGCCCGTTGGATCTGCGACGGCAGTACTTCGTTTGAAATAACAGAAGGTACACGTACCGAAAGAGGAACAGATATTATCCTGTACATCAATGCAGAATCAGAAGAGTTTTTAGAAGAACAACGCATTGGAAGCATTCTTGATAAGTATGCGAAGTTTTTACCGGTGCCTGTTCAATTTGGTACAAAAGAAGAAACGGAACCTGATGGTGAAGATGAAGAAGGCAAACCAAAATACAAAACCGTTACGGTTGATAATATCATCAACAACACCAATCCTATCTGGACCAAGGCTCCTACAGAATTGAAAGATGAAGATTACCTCGATTTCTACCGTGAGCTATATCCGTTTAGTGAAGAGCCGTTATTCTGGATCCATCTCAATGTAGATTATCCGTTTAACCTTACCGGTGTATTGTATTTCCCCAAATTGAAAAATGATTTTGAAGTACAAAAGAATAAGATCAAACTATTCAGTCGCCAGGTATTTATTACTGATGAGGTAAAAGATATTGTTCCTGAATTTTTATTGTTGCTGCATGGTGTGATCGATTCACCGGATATTCCGCTGAATGTTAGCCGTTCGTTCCTGCAGGCCGATAGCAATGTAAAAAAGATCAACAGCTATATCAGTCGCAAAGTAGCGGATAAGCTGAGCGAACTCTTTAAGAAAGACCGTAAAGCTTACGAAGAAAAATGGACCGACATTGGTTTGTTTGTCAAGTACGGTGCCATTTCTGATGAGAAGTTTTATGATAAAGCGAAAGACTTTTTATTACTCACCAATACAAGCAATGAGCATTACACATTGGATGAGTACAATGCGAAGGTGAAAGATTTTCAAACCGATAAAGAAGGTAATCTTGTTTATCTGTATACCATTGATGCAGAACATCAGCACAGTTACGTACAGGCTGCTGCAAAAAAGAACTATGATGTATTGCTGATGAACTCTCCAATTGATACCCACTTTATTCAGCACCTCGAAATGAAGCTGGAGAAAACAAGTATGAAACGGGTGGATGCAGATGTTCCGGACAAACTGATTGTAAAAGAAGATGCACCTGCACATCAATTAACGGAAGAAGAACGCAACAAAGTAAAAGCGGTATTTGAAAAAGCCATCAACAATGCAACCATGAAAGTTGAATTGGAAAGTTTACCTGCTGAAACAATGCCGGTAACCATTACTATGGAAGAATGGATGCGCCGTATGAAAGATATGAGCAAGCTTGGCGGTGGCGGTATGATGGGCTTTTATGGCAGTATGCCCGATAATTACAAAGTAGCCATCAATGCCAATCATAAACTCATCAGTAAGCTGTTGAGTGCAGAAGAAGCGCAGCAAACAGTAATTGCCAAGCAGGCATTTGATCTGGCGCTGCTTGCACAAGGGTTGTTGAAAGGCGCTGATCTTACAGCCTTTGTTGAAAGGAATGTGGAAGTGATTTAA
- a CDS encoding YybH family protein has translation MKLLTPAFTTALLLCSTLLPAQANDSIAVMKAAEHFVTAFNQFKWEAFRSSFTNDATMFHPVWEQGKRRAGQQEIEATWLEVFPEFIDSSNTATLNISPKDIRIQLYGNTAIVTFHLGDGITRLSRRTLVMVKQKNDWKIAHLHASFVTAPPEDKKTD, from the coding sequence ATGAAATTATTGACTCCTGCTTTTACAACAGCTTTACTTTTGTGCAGCACACTGCTACCGGCGCAAGCCAACGATTCGATCGCCGTAATGAAGGCAGCAGAACATTTTGTTACTGCATTCAACCAATTTAAATGGGAAGCGTTCCGTTCTTCGTTCACGAATGATGCTACCATGTTTCACCCGGTGTGGGAGCAGGGGAAACGCAGAGCCGGTCAACAGGAAATTGAAGCAACCTGGCTCGAAGTATTTCCTGAATTCATTGATTCATCCAATACCGCAACACTCAACATCAGTCCAAAGGACATCCGGATTCAACTTTACGGCAACACAGCAATTGTTACATTTCATTTAGGAGATGGTATTACACGTTTATCACGACGAACATTGGTAATGGTGAAACAGAAAAACGATTGGAAGATCGCTCATTTACATGCGTCGTTTGTTACAGCACCACCGGAAGATAAAAAGACAGACTGA
- a CDS encoding DUF2905 domain-containing protein has protein sequence MNSDTGKWIILVGALIVLIGLVIYFFHDKLHWIGRLPGDIRVEKEHFRFYFPLTTMLLLSIVVTILLRLIKRFLN, from the coding sequence ATGAACAGCGATACAGGTAAATGGATCATACTGGTGGGTGCATTAATTGTACTGATCGGTTTGGTCATTTATTTCTTTCATGATAAGCTTCATTGGATCGGTCGATTGCCCGGCGATATACGTGTAGAGAAAGAGCATTTTCGTTTTTATTTTCCTCTAACGACAATGTTATTGCTGAGTATAGTTGTTACAATTCTTCTTCGTTTGATCAAACGATTTTTAAATTAA
- a CDS encoding cell envelope integrity protein TolA: MYRKSCIRTLVLLLSILTVSIRLNAQRKDVSVSQVDPRFTVSVQRYWSSLGGSEEYYFYVQNNTNQEYSMVINVRLDLACVGTKNFTLGINKVVWLKPNARFTPDDDWVHIYTSGADNFKNCRRADGNSFTLLQGISYTMSNITNVTQQKAAEEKKKADEKLAAEKKAAEEKKQREEKLAAEKKAAEEKKLAEEKKQKEAQAKAEEEKKKKEAEAKTSGTTAKEETKTESSNTSSTTSGSSGSSTTQSRAEQEYNAKEEARRQEEARLKAEQEARDQRQNEYNTWKQNANEERRQAEATAATASVSLLFIVGTWIYNDKMGRVNPDFVYNKPESKGKLRLNASIEWGYSATYAPLIFASDKTTMINGSYVSTKSLEKVQMFTLNLDVNMKIGAEHDNFGGYAFLAPKAGFSPIFDGYQLSPLVYGGRVFAGAKWVKAYGEYTGGSRVFSKSDNDPEESGKGKSDMNFQKLEYGVRFTTKPDADYRRSHISLGMIMERLIPGGIGAYADPETSSLVETQKSPWIQGFAFQWKKDHTFNFYVNYYPEYIFGGDVSYNSGSPSSEFRSTKTGTFVEVGFLRSVDFW; encoded by the coding sequence ATGTATCGTAAATCATGTATCCGTACGCTTGTACTGCTGCTGTCAATTCTAACAGTAAGTATACGCTTGAACGCACAACGAAAAGATGTTTCCGTTTCTCAAGTTGACCCACGGTTTACCGTTAGTGTACAACGGTATTGGTCATCTCTCGGAGGAAGCGAAGAGTACTATTTTTATGTTCAAAACAACACAAATCAAGAATACAGCATGGTGATCAACGTAAGGCTTGATCTTGCATGTGTTGGAACCAAAAATTTCACACTCGGCATTAACAAAGTTGTTTGGCTGAAACCAAATGCCCGTTTTACCCCCGATGACGACTGGGTACATATCTACACCAGCGGAGCCGACAATTTTAAAAATTGCCGGCGTGCCGATGGTAACTCGTTTACATTGTTACAGGGCATCAGCTACACAATGAGTAACATTACAAACGTAACGCAGCAAAAAGCTGCCGAAGAAAAAAAGAAAGCAGATGAAAAACTTGCAGCTGAAAAAAAAGCGGCTGAAGAAAAAAAGCAACGGGAAGAAAAGTTAGCTGCTGAGAAAAAAGCTGCCGAAGAAAAGAAATTGGCAGAGGAAAAGAAACAAAAAGAAGCGCAGGCAAAAGCTGAAGAAGAAAAAAAGAAAAAAGAAGCAGAAGCAAAAACTTCGGGCACAACTGCAAAAGAAGAAACCAAAACAGAAAGCAGCAATACATCTTCTACCACTTCCGGCAGTTCAGGAAGCTCAACCACACAATCGAGAGCTGAACAAGAGTATAATGCTAAAGAAGAAGCACGTCGCCAGGAAGAAGCACGACTGAAAGCAGAACAGGAAGCCCGGGATCAACGCCAGAACGAATACAATACATGGAAGCAAAATGCAAATGAAGAACGCAGGCAGGCTGAAGCAACTGCCGCTACTGCCAGTGTAAGTTTATTGTTTATTGTAGGCACCTGGATCTACAATGATAAAATGGGCCGTGTAAACCCTGATTTTGTTTACAACAAACCTGAATCGAAAGGGAAACTGCGTTTGAATGCAAGTATTGAATGGGGTTATTCGGCTACCTACGCTCCGCTCATTTTTGCAAGTGATAAAACAACCATGATCAATGGCAGTTATGTATCAACAAAATCATTGGAAAAAGTACAAATGTTCACATTGAACCTGGATGTAAATATGAAAATTGGTGCGGAGCACGACAATTTCGGAGGCTATGCATTTCTTGCACCAAAAGCAGGTTTCAGCCCCATCTTTGATGGCTATCAATTATCGCCGCTTGTATATGGCGGACGGGTTTTTGCAGGTGCAAAATGGGTGAAAGCATATGGTGAATACACCGGTGGTTCAAGAGTGTTTTCGAAAAGCGACAATGATCCTGAAGAAAGCGGTAAAGGAAAATCTGATATGAATTTTCAAAAGCTTGAGTATGGTGTACGGTTTACAACCAAACCTGATGCGGATTACAGACGTAGCCATATTTCGCTTGGGATGATCATGGAACGATTGATACCTGGCGGCATTGGAGCCTATGCTGACCCGGAAACATCTTCCCTTGTTGAAACCCAAAAATCGCCATGGATCCAAGGGTTTGCTTTTCAATGGAAAAAAGATCACACCTTTAACTTTTACGTTAATTACTATCCTGAATATATTTTCGGTGGCGACGTTTCGTACAACAGCGGATCACCAAGTTCTGAATTCAGAAGTACAAAAACCGGAACCTTTGTTGAAGTGGGCTTTCTCCGCTCAGTTGATTTCTGGTAA
- a CDS encoding oxidoreductase — protein MKKVWLITGCSTGFGRSLATEALAQGYRVAVAARKTEDVQDIVSSYPETAIAVKLDVTVPEQITSAVKTTVDTFGQIDVLVNNAGIGYFAAVEESEEEEVRRMFEINVFGLAKMTQEVLPHMRKRRSGHILNVSSIGGLRSFPGVGFYNATKYAVDGLSEALSKEVSPLGIHVTIIAPSGFRTDWAGRSAKDTSIKIDDYATTAGKNADDIRGYSGNQPGDPVRAAKAMIQVTETEHPPLRLLLGAAALKGARLKLEELKHDFETWADVTVGADFPKA, from the coding sequence ATGAAAAAAGTTTGGCTCATAACAGGTTGTTCAACAGGTTTTGGACGATCACTTGCTACAGAAGCATTGGCACAGGGATATCGTGTTGCTGTAGCTGCTCGCAAAACAGAAGATGTACAGGATATTGTAAGCAGTTATCCGGAAACAGCGATCGCAGTTAAACTCGATGTGACTGTTCCTGAGCAAATCACATCGGCTGTAAAAACAACGGTTGATACATTCGGACAAATTGATGTACTGGTAAACAATGCAGGGATTGGTTATTTTGCTGCTGTTGAAGAAAGTGAAGAGGAAGAAGTGCGTCGCATGTTTGAGATCAATGTATTTGGTTTGGCAAAAATGACGCAGGAAGTACTACCGCACATGCGTAAACGCAGAAGCGGTCATATCCTTAATGTATCTTCTATCGGCGGTCTTCGCTCCTTCCCCGGTGTTGGATTTTACAATGCAACCAAATATGCAGTTGATGGATTGAGTGAAGCGCTCTCCAAAGAAGTTTCTCCATTGGGCATTCACGTTACCATTATTGCACCGAGTGGTTTCCGTACCGATTGGGCCGGACGTTCAGCAAAAGACACCAGCATTAAGATTGATGACTATGCAACAACAGCAGGAAAAAATGCCGACGATATCCGTGGGTACAGTGGTAATCAACCGGGCGACCCCGTTCGTGCAGCAAAAGCAATGATACAGGTTACAGAAACCGAACACCCACCACTTCGTTTGTTATTGGGTGCCGCAGCACTCAAGGGTGCACGTTTAAAACTCGAAGAATTAAAACATGATTTTGAAACCTGGGCCGACGTAACCGTAGGCGCAGATTTTCCGAAAGCATAA
- a CDS encoding GIN domain-containing protein produces MVQKQIYFYLLVLLGIFVSSCKKDRFTTITKEPDVHNFHKVEIAGEFDIHIVQGADYSVRITGSERDLAELDVQVFDQLLLIEYPDFRMWRKRGTINITMPSLQDMVFAGESTVTVEGFTETVPVLVETSGESKLYLKMNAPVFQLRASSLSEITVSGIAGELKAETAGAATIDAWQTPVIKATAVANSQSTIKLHILQWFTATAAGNSRIYYKGNPAQENLVILGDGQIIKQ; encoded by the coding sequence ATGGTACAAAAGCAAATTTATTTTTATCTGCTTGTTCTACTTGGCATATTCGTTTCATCCTGCAAAAAAGATCGCTTTACAACCATCACAAAAGAACCGGACGTACATAATTTCCATAAAGTGGAAATAGCCGGTGAGTTTGATATACATATTGTACAGGGAGCCGATTATAGTGTACGCATTACCGGTAGTGAACGAGACCTTGCTGAACTTGATGTACAGGTATTCGATCAACTGCTCCTGATCGAGTATCCTGATTTTAGAATGTGGCGAAAGAGAGGAACAATCAACATCACTATGCCTTCGTTGCAAGACATGGTGTTTGCCGGCGAAAGTACGGTTACTGTGGAAGGGTTTACCGAAACGGTACCGGTACTTGTAGAAACGAGCGGCGAAAGCAAACTGTATTTAAAAATGAATGCGCCTGTGTTTCAATTACGTGCTTCCAGTCTATCCGAAATAACTGTGAGTGGTATTGCAGGTGAACTGAAAGCTGAAACAGCAGGTGCAGCAACAATTGATGCCTGGCAAACACCTGTCATCAAAGCAACAGCAGTGGCCAACAGTCAGTCAACCATTAAACTGCATATATTGCAATGGTTTACTGCAACAGCAGCAGGAAACAGCCGCATCTACTACAAAGGAAATCCGGCGCAGGAAAATCTGGTGATCCTTGGCGACGGACAAATCATTAAGCAATAA
- a CDS encoding sulfite exporter TauE/SafE family protein: protein MEWWIYLLVCLGALFAGFIDAVVGGGGLVQVPLLLILFPELSHVQVIASNRFASLAGTSVAAYQYIKMIGVDSSVVLATGITAAIASFSGTFVMELIKPEVFKPLLLVIIIVLAVYTFLKKDFGHVHAVKYSGNQFLIVCALIGALIGFYNGFIGPGTGSLFVFAFVSVAGLNFLHASASSKIVNAIADVASLVGFLLNGAVVFKIALPMMVFNMLGGYIGSKAAILKGNVFIRYVFLLVISILIIRLGRDVIISWQ from the coding sequence ATGGAATGGTGGATCTATTTGCTGGTTTGTTTGGGCGCTCTCTTTGCAGGGTTTATTGATGCTGTGGTAGGCGGCGGTGGATTGGTACAGGTGCCGCTGTTGCTCATCCTGTTTCCGGAGTTGTCGCATGTACAAGTGATTGCCAGCAATCGCTTTGCTTCGCTGGCAGGAACCAGCGTAGCTGCTTATCAATACATCAAAATGATTGGTGTAGATAGCAGCGTGGTGCTTGCCACAGGCATCACAGCTGCCATAGCATCGTTCAGCGGAACGTTTGTAATGGAACTGATAAAGCCGGAAGTATTCAAGCCTTTATTGCTTGTAATTATTATTGTATTGGCTGTTTATACATTTCTCAAAAAAGATTTTGGCCATGTTCATGCAGTGAAGTACAGCGGTAATCAATTTCTGATTGTATGTGCTTTGATTGGTGCACTGATAGGTTTTTACAATGGCTTTATTGGCCCGGGTACGGGAAGCCTGTTTGTATTTGCATTTGTAAGTGTAGCCGGTTTAAATTTTCTGCATGCATCTGCTTCATCAAAGATTGTGAATGCCATTGCTGATGTTGCGTCCTTGGTGGGGTTTTTATTAAATGGTGCCGTTGTATTTAAAATCGCATTACCTATGATGGTCTTTAATATGCTGGGCGGTTATATTGGAAGTAAGGCAGCCATTCTCAAAGGCAATGTGTTTATCCGTTATGTATTTCTGCTGGTTATCTCAATCTTGATCATCCGTTTAGGAAGAGATGTGATCATCAGTTGGCAATAG
- a CDS encoding YccF domain-containing protein: MNFLGNLIWLIFGGLFSALGYFFGGIVLCITIIGIPFGLQCFKLAGLVLWPFGKQVVSSTAQTGCLSILANIIWIIVGGIAVTLNHLIMGILLYISIIGIPWGRQHFKLLEISLLPFGKKVIDAP; the protein is encoded by the coding sequence ATGAATTTTCTCGGCAACCTTATCTGGCTCATTTTCGGCGGATTGTTTTCTGCCCTTGGTTATTTCTTTGGCGGCATCGTGCTATGCATTACCATTATCGGTATTCCATTCGGCTTACAATGTTTTAAACTGGCGGGGCTTGTGTTATGGCCGTTTGGAAAACAGGTGGTGAGCAGCACTGCACAAACAGGCTGTTTATCGATCCTTGCAAACATCATCTGGATCATTGTAGGCGGTATTGCAGTTACACTCAATCATTTGATCATGGGGATTCTTTTATATATCAGCATTATTGGTATTCCATGGGGGCGCCAGCATTTCAAATTGCTTGAGATCTCCTTACTCCCGTTTGGGAAAAAAGTAATTGATGCTCCGTGA
- a CDS encoding COG3650 family protein, which translates to MFIKTCFLLFILAAGCNTAQEKNAVTPSTDKAETFVDTILNDDSIPEHWKGKALAGIDFIATGNEPFWSFELDEESAMHFQTPDGLEMIAPAVLPEITKDGAKIFSADTETGSMLVQIENKLCINTMSGDSSAYTVYVTIKQNEGGEKKFRGCGTSLKN; encoded by the coding sequence ATGTTTATTAAAACCTGTTTCCTGTTGTTCATCCTTGCCGCCGGTTGCAATACCGCACAGGAGAAAAACGCCGTTACACCATCAACCGACAAAGCAGAGACTTTTGTTGACACTATTTTAAATGACGATTCGATTCCTGAGCATTGGAAGGGAAAAGCATTGGCCGGTATTGATTTTATTGCCACCGGTAATGAGCCGTTCTGGAGTTTTGAACTGGATGAGGAAAGTGCCATGCATTTTCAAACACCGGATGGTTTGGAAATGATCGCTCCTGCTGTTTTGCCGGAGATCACAAAAGACGGAGCAAAAATATTCAGTGCAGATACAGAGACTGGCAGTATGCTTGTACAAATTGAAAATAAACTTTGCATCAATACCATGTCGGGCGACAGTTCTGCATACACCGTTTACGTTACCATCAAACAAAACGAAGGCGGAGAAAAAAAATTCCGTGGTTGCGGTACTTCATTGAAGAATTAA